A stretch of Natator depressus isolate rNatDep1 chromosome 2, rNatDep2.hap1, whole genome shotgun sequence DNA encodes these proteins:
- the YTHDF3 gene encoding YTH domain-containing family protein 3 — translation MSATSVDQRPKGQGNKVSVQNGSIHQKDAVNDDDFEPYLSSQTNQSNSYPPMSDPYMPSYYAPSIGFPYSLSEAAWSTAGDPPMPYLTTYGQMSNGEHHYIPDGVFSQPGALGNTPPFLGQHGFNFFPGNADFSTWGTSGSQGQSTQSSAYSSSYGYPPSSLGRAIADGQAGFGNDTLSKVPGISSIEQGMTGLKIGGDMTAAVTKTVGSALSSTGMTSIAANSVPPVSSSAPKPTSWAAIARKPAKPQPKLKPKGNVGIGGPAVPPPPIKHNMNIGTWDDKGSVVKAPPSQPILPPQTIIQQPQPLIQPPPLVQSQLPQQQSQPPQPQQQQGPQQQAQPHQLQQQQQLQNRWVAPRNRGVGFSQNNGGAGSENFGLGVVPVSSSPGVEVHPVLEKLKAINNYNPKDFDWNLKNGRVFIIKSYSEDDIHRSIKYSIWCSTEHGNKRLDAAYRSLNGKGPLYLLFSVNGSGHFCGVAEMKSVVDYNAYAGVWSQDKWKGKFDVKWIFVKDVPNNQLRHIRLENNDNKPVTNSRDTQEVPLEKAKQVLKIIATFKHTTSIFDDFAHYEKRQEEEEAMRRERNRNKQ, via the exons AGACCTAAAGGACAGGGAAATAAAG TTTCAGTACAAAACGGTTCGATTCATCAAAAGGATGCAGTAAATGATGATGACTTTGAGCCATATCTAAGTAGCCAGACAAATCAG AGTAACAGCTATCCACCAATGTCAGACCCATACATGCCTAGTTATTATGCTCCATCCATTGGATTTCCATATTCTCTAAGTGAAGCAGCATGGTCCACTGCAGGTGACCCTCCAATGCCATACTTGACAACCTATGGACAGATGAGCAATGGTGAACATCACTATATACCTGATGGTGTGTTTAGTCAACCTGGGGCTTTAGGAAATACCCCTCCATTCCTTGGTCAACatggatttaatttttttcctgggaATGCAGATTTCTCTACATGGGGGACAAGTGGATCTCAGGGACAATCAACACAAAGCTCTGCTTATAGCAGCAGCTATGGCTATCCACCTAGCTCTCTTGGTAGAGCCATAGCAGATGGACAGGCTGGATTTGGCAATGATACTCTGAGCAAGGTGCCTGGGATTAGCAGCATTGAGCAAGGCATGACGGGACTGAAAATTGGTGGGGATATGACAGCTGCTGTGACAAAAACTGTAGGTTCAGCTCTGAGCAGTACAGGTATGACCAGCATTGCAGCAAATAGTGTGCCCCCAGTTAGCAGTTCAGCACCTAAACCAACCTCATGGGCTGCCATTGctaggaagcctgctaaacctCAGCCGAAACTCAAGCCTAAGGGTAATGTGGGAATTGGGGGCCCTGCTGTACCACCACCTCCTATAAAACACAACATGAACATTGGAACTTGGGATGACAAAGGGTCGGTGGTAAAAGCACCCCCTTCCCAGCCAATACTGCCTCCTCAGACTATAATACAGCAGCCTCAGCCATTAATTCAACCACCACCATTGGTGCAAAGCCAACTGCCTCAACAGCAGTCTCAGCCACCACAACCACAGCAGCAACAAGGACCTCAGCAGCAGGCCCAGCCTCACCAgttgcagcagcaacagcagctgcaAAACCGCTGGGTAGCTCCTCGTAACAGGGGCGTGGGCTTCAGCCAGAACAATGGAGGAGCTGGCAGCGAAAACTTTGGCTTAGGTGTTGTACCTGTCAGCTCTTCACCTGGTGTAGAGGTGCACCCAGTACTGGAGAAACTAAAGGCCATAAACAACTATAATCCCAAAGACTTTGATTGGAATCTGAAGAATGGACGTGTGTTTATAATCAAAAGTTATTCGGAGGACGATATACACCGCTCCATTAAATACTCTATCTGGTGTAGTACTGAACATGGTAATAAACGCTTGGATGCTGCTTACCGTTCCCTGAATGGAAAAGGTCCACTCTATTTACTCTTCAGTGTGAATGGCAGTGGACATTTTTGTGGAGTGGCTGAGATGAAGTCTGTTGTGGACTACAATGCATATGCTGGAGTCTGGTCTCAGGATAAGTGGAAGGGGAAGTTTGATGTTAAGTGGATCTTTGTCAAAGACGTTCCCAATAACCAGCTGCGGCACATTCGTTTGGAAAACAATGACAACAAACCGGTTACCAATTCGAGGGACACTCAAGAGGTACCCCTAGAAAAAGCTAAGCAAGTGCTTAAAATAATTGCTACTTTCAAGCATACCACCTCAATCTTTGATGACTTTGCACACTATGAAAAGcgtcaggaggaggaggaagccatgCGTAGG